In Providencia hangzhouensis, the DNA window TTAAAAGCACACTCACAAGAAGAAATGGAACATATGCAGCGTTTATTTGATTACCTTAGTGACACTGGGGCATTACCCCTGTTAGGGCAAATTGCAGCGCCACCAGTTGATTTCAAATCAATTAGCGATGTATTTCATCAAACTTATGAACATGAGCAATTAATTACTCGTGAAATTAATAAATTGGCTCATTTAGCAATGACAACACAAGATTATTCTACATTTAATTTCTTACAATGGTATGTTGCAGAGCAACACGAAGAAGAGAAATTATTTAAATCAGTACTGGATAAACTGGATATGGTGGGTGAGTCTGGTAAGGCACTATTCTTGTTAGATAAAGATTTGAAAAACATGTCAGCGGCAACACATGTTTAATCTACACGCCAGTAAGTAAATAGAAATATCGTTTTATCTCCATGTAAAACATAAAGACCTCTCTAGGCTTATGGGCATGAATCCTGCAATTCAATGTTCATAAGTCTTTTTCTTTTCATTTTGTGTGAAAACTCACAGGATAGGCCGATAAAACCCATTTTTAAGCAGTAAAATGGTTTGTTTTCCGTATAATGATTGGTAATTATTCTAAATTCACCTGCAAATTAAGAGGTTACTATGCCAATTAACCCTATTAAATCTTCATGGCGCAAACTTAGCGCAGTCGCAGTTCTTTTTTTAGGTATGTCTTTCCAACAGGCATTTGCACATGCGCACTTAAAAGACCAACTTCCTGCTGAAGGTACGGCAGTAGAGCAAGCCCCAGAGTCTATCTCATTAAGCTTTTCTGAAGGCATTGAAGTTAATTTCACTAAGGTCAGTATTATCGGGCCTGAAAATAAAATAGTGAAAACCGGTAAAGCAATGTTAGACCCAAGTAACGATACAAAAGTGATTGTCCCTGTGGAAGACAAGCTCGTTGCTGGGAAATATGACGTTAATTGGAGCGTCGTTTCTGTCGATGGACACAAAACAAAAGGAACGTATAGCTTTACAGTGAAATAATATGTCACTAGAAGCTTTTTATACCCTTATTCGCTTTATTCATTTTATCGCTGCAATATTGATGTGTGGAATGTCAATATTTGCAGTGGTACTTAGTCGTGAGCCATTTAATTATTTGCTCAGCCGCTATTTGAATAAAGGTATTTTCTTCTGCGCCATCGTTACCGTGTTAACAACTTTTGGTTGGATGCTTGCACAAGCAGGCCTGATGGGAGATGGTTGGCAAGATAGTATCGATTTGGATATATGGCAAGGGGTTTTAGGGACGTCATTCGGTCAAGTATGGCGTTGGGAACTTTTGTCATCTGTATTATTGTTATTGGTTTTATTTGTAAAACCAATCCAATTGCGATTGAAACTCATATTGGTTTTTTCAGTGATCCTACTTGGTTTGCATGCTTTTATTGGGCACGCGGCTATGCATGATGGCTTACTCGGAACCCTCCACCGCATCAATCAATTCATTCATCTTATTAGTTCAGCCTATTGGTTTGGCGGTTTGTGGCCATTTTTAATTTGCATTCAATTTTTACGCAATAAAAAAGAAATGGTCGAAGGGATGGATAAACACATTGTGAATACCATGATGCGTTTTTCGCGTTATGGCCATATCGCTGTTGCACTGGTTATTATTACAGGGGTCATTAGCGCAATAACGCTCTTACCTGGCTGGCCATTAAACTATTCAGGGTCTGAATACCAATCACTACTTTGGTTTAAGATCATTTTAGTGGGAGGAATGCTTCTATTGGCTATTATCAATCGCTATTACATCGTGCCGATTATTAAGCAAAAAGGGCGGGTCAACACCCTAATTATTAACAGTTGGGTTGAGTTACTGTTAGGGACTATGGCTATCCTTTCGGTGGCGATTTTTGCAAGCTACCAGCCAATCTAGCTAAACTTTTATATTTAATTGATAATAACGCGAAGATATCTTTAATGTTTGATAAGGCACTACCATGAAATTTAAACTCATTATTTGCACACTGTTATTGGCTGGTACCGTAAGTACTGCTTTTTCTGCACCGTTAACATCCGTGAGTAAGAAACAATTTGGAGATGATTGGCCATTTACTCGTGAGGAGGTCATGTTAGAGTGCCGTCATAATGGGGCTTTGGTCGTTATTAACCCTGCGACATTAATGCAATATCCATTAAATGATATAGCAACTGAATTGATGAATAAAAAAGAAATTAAAGCACAGCCTATTGATGTGCTGCTTAAGCCTATCGATAGCACCAAGACAGTTGTGGAAAGAATATTACCTATAAAAGAAGCCGCTGAAAAGTTGTGTGTTAGCAACTAAGCTGATAGCAAAGTAAAACCATTAGAGCATAAAGGAAGTGGTGAATTAATAAATTATCATTGTTATTCAATTAGTTGATTGATTGAAAGGTTTGAATGATTAGGTGAATAGGTTTAACCTATTAAACAAATAGTTCAATATTATAAAATCAAGAAATAAATTGTGTTAATAATATGTGAAAATATTGATAATAAACATGGTAAGAACGTGCATTGAAAGCTAGTATTAGAGTGTACTTTGTTACGTCTCAATGGCAATTTTAGCGCACGGCTCTGCCAGAGCCATTTCCCAAGGCCCGGTAATCGGAATCTACCAGGCCTCTTTTTTTGCCTATTATTTTGTTAGTTCTCATTTCATATCAGCTTTTCAGTTCCTACCTACTTATATGCTTAGTCAATAGCCTAAGTGTACTAACAAAATTCTTAAGCAAGTTTCATCACCCAATGGTGATTTTCTTTGTCATAACGATCACGATAGAGCAGGACTGGCTTTTCATCTAAAGTTGCAGGGATACTTGTATGCTCGTCCCAGCCATCAAGCTGCATGCAAAAATCGGTATCAGAATCACATGGAATACTCACTGTGTCGCTTTTATGGGAAGCCATAACTGCATCATTAATTTCATAGGAAGATATTTTCAATTTTACAATACACATAACTGCACCTCATTCATTGATTTTAACTATGTATAAACAGCCCAATGAAATTAAGCATAGTATAAATGGAATTAATTTCCAAAATAATTTTTATGACGTATGAAGGGTTAGGGTGCTATATGTGGTTAATATGCACCCTAATAGTGGTTATTTTTTAGGAATAGAAGTTCCCCAGTCCATGTAATCTTTAGGGGGTTCCAACTTCAGGATGAAATGCTGTTCAGGCTTGGCTTTTGGGGCTAAAGGCACTGACGGCGGGGTTGCGAAGGAAATGCCACCGCGTACAAATTGTTTGAAAGTCCCACTCTTGGCGACACCACCAGTTAAACCAAATGAGAAATTAAAACCGGAAGATTGCCAAAATTCTGTATTATTGCGAATGAGATATTGGTATTCCTTGCCAATGCGTGTGGCAACATATACGCGATCGGAAAGCTCTCCCAAATATAGACCTGTAACAACACCGACTTCTAGGCCTCTGAATAAAATAGGCGTGCCAACTTGAACGGAGCCGACATCACTCGCATCAAGGTAAATAGTTAAACCGTCTAGATAACGCGAGTCTGTAATATTTGCAGCTTGTAATTCAAATTGATAACGGCTTTTATTATTACGTCCTGGCTCTGCACTAATATAGGGTTGTAATATGCTATCTAAATTATTTAAACCCGCAGGGGATAATTCAGGTGTTACAACTGCGAAACGGCTTCCTAACCGGGTAAAAGCACTGACATATTCAGGGTATAGAATGGCTTTTGCTTGTACTTCACGTTTATCAGATGACAATTTTAATGATTCAATTTGGCCAATATTGATGCCCAAATAACGGATAGGCATGCCTTCTGAGAGTTTTGATGCATCAAATGTTGTTAATGTAATGATGCTTCCTATTGCTTTCGCGGAGGTTTCATTTGGATAAAGTGTGTGTTGGCGAGCAGTATTGGCAACACCTCCATCCAGGTTATCAAAGCTAATTGCACCGCTAATGGCTCGGCTCAGCGGTGCCGCTTGAACGGTTAAACCATTACCATTAAGTTGAACTTTTGCACCACCTTCAGCCCAAAATACACTGTTTTCAGTGAGTAAGTGAAGATATTCATTTGAGATATTTACATTGATCGCAAACCCAGCCTTGGTCGGTTTAATGGCAATTATTTTGCCGACTGCAAATTGGCGATAAAGAACAACAGAGCCTGCCTGAATGTCTGGTAATGTTGTGGTATTGAGAGTGATAGTTGTGGGTGGTAAAGCCCCTAAAATACCCGCTTTTGCATTATCATCACTACGATATAAAGGAAAAGTTTCTGGGAGTTTTTCTTGGCTTTGTCCTGCTATCAGATGAATACCACCATCTAACCACTCTTGGGGAGTAGCTCCTTGGAATTGTAATCCATTAAGACCTAATTGGATATCCACTCGGCTATTAGCAACAAACTTGCTGTCTTCTCGAACAAGATGTTGGAACTCATCATATATCAGGATATTAAAATTTACTTTCTCAGTTGCTAAGTGACGCTGTAACACCTCACCAATTTGAATGCCCTTATAAACAATAGGTTGGCCTTTATCGACGCCATAAGTGTCATGTGCCCAAAGTGTTAGCAACAGGGGGTCTTTACCATCTTGTTCTGCGGTTTGGGCTATTTTTTTACTGTCTTGTAGGACAAATTTTTGCCCTTCTTCTGCTTGTGGGCTGTCTTGTGGTGAATCAAAAGCAATGGCGCCATTTATAACAGCAGAAAGGCTTTCCATTTTTACGCTAGCGCCAGATTTAAGGTCAAAGCTGCCTTGTAGCCCTGACACATTCCAAAACTGGCTCTCTTTACGGACCAAGTGAACATAAGGTTTTTTGACAACGGCAGAAATGGAAACCCCTTGGTTATCAGGCAAAATGGTGTAGTCTGAAATATAACCAACAGGGACTTTCCGGTAATAAATAGGCGAGTTTTCATTCAGTGAGCCTAAATCTGGAGCAGTCAGGTGAATAAGTAATTCACCTTTATCAATGTCTAGCTGCGGTGGTGTGTCTTGTGCAACAAAAGAGAACTGTTCTGTTCCTGTGCTTGGTAACATACCAATGTAATTTCCACCAACTAAAGCATCAAGACCAGAAACACCCGCTAACGATGCTTTGGGGGTCACTAACCAAAATTTAGTCCCTGAATTTAAGGCTGGCCGCATATCTTTATTCACACTAGCAGTGACAATGATGGTTTTCATATTTTTACTGATAGCAACGGATTGTACTAAACCTACTTCAACCCCTTGATACCGGATAGGCGTTCTATTGGCGACGACTCCAGGTGCGGATGTAAACTCAATAGTGATATCCGTTCCTCGTTCAGCCCAATGTTGAAACAAAAGCCAGCCTGCAATGAAAATAGCGACTAAAGGCAATAGCCAGAAAGGCGAAATTTGCCTGCGTTTGCGTAATATGGCTTCTGATATTTCTTCAGAGGGTTCATTTTGTAGGTTTTGATTTTCCATAAGAATCCCAAATTAAACGGCTATCTAACCACTCAACAGCCAAAATTGTTAAAATAACGGCTGAACCAAAATACAGTGCGGCTGGCCCCATAGTAAAAGACATGAGTTGATCACGGTTAACGAGTGTCATCATCAAGGCGATGACAAATAAATCTAGCATTGACCAACGACCAATCCACGAAACAAACCTAAGTAATTTCATACGTAAAATAGGGTCAGTATTGCTTTTTAAATGGATAGAAAACAGTAGCAATATCATAATAATAATCTTAATAAATGGAACCAGTATACTGGCGATGAATACAATAACTGCGATTGGCCAGTTACCTGAATCAATTAAAGAGACAACCCCAGAATAAATGGTGTCTTCTAAGCGCTGTCCATTGAGATAAAAAATAGAGATTGGCATTAAATTAGCAGGAAACAATAACACCATGGCAGCAATTAGTGCGGCCCAAGTTTTTTGTAAGCTATAAGGTTCCCGATAATGAAGAGGGCGATGACATCGTTTGCATTTCCCATTCCAATTTGCGGGCCCAGTGTAATGGCAAGCCGTGCAAGTTAGCGAGTTATCTTGTACTTTTTTATTATTGATGGGATAAAATTTTTGCCATAACTCATCTAGGTTTATGTGGATGAGAATTAATAAACTGAGAATAGACATAGTAATAAAAGCCACTAAGCCATGCCCAATGAATACACTTGCATAATCTTGCATTTTAATGGCGGCAATACCCAATGCTATTAGGTAAACATCTAACATAACCCATTCTTTGATGTGGCTTAACACTAAAAGAATAGGCCGGAGATTCAAATTGATATGCTGACCAATAGATAACAATAAAATTAAAATTGGTAATAATAAGGGGGCTGCAATAGCACAAAAAGCCACTATACTGGCAGTAAATGGATCCCCTTGTTGATTAATTAAGCGTATACCTTCAATGACATTTGCATTAATTTGGCTTCCTAATAAATGAATAGAAATAAGGGGTTGCCAAAAAGCAATGGGAGCAAGCATCAGTAATGTGATAGCCAGTATTGATAAACGGTTGAGTGACCAAGAACGTCCATCATTAAGTTGACTAGAACAGCGAGGACAAACAACGACTTGTCGTACGTTGGCTCGAGGGGTTAGTAGCTTCTGATTGCAATGATTACAACGTTGAAAAAGCAAATCAGTGTGGTTAATGTAGTTCATATTGACTCATTTTAGGTGGTTACCTAGATGTAATCTAGTGTAAAAAAATTTACCTCAAAGTGACAAATTGGTAACCTTAGGGCTACGCTTACAAACATTCGATTAATTGCTTGATTATTACAAGAAATAATTATGGATAAAAAGAAGTATTATCTTGAACTTTCGGACAATCTCTCTGCATTACTTGCAGGTGAGTATGATTTAATTGCAACTTTAGCAAATACCAGTGCATTATTATATGAATATTTAGAAGGGGTTAACTGGGCTGGTTTTTATCTCAGTAATGGGCAAGAATTAGTTCTGGGTCCTTTCCAAGGTAAAGTTGCGTGTGTTCGAATTCCTTTTGGTAAAGGCGTTTGTGGTACAGCTTTTAGTAATAACCAAGTTCAGCGTATAGAAGATGTTCATGCCTTCCCAGGTCATATTGCCTGTGATGCAGCAAGTAACGCTGAAATTGTGTTCCCTTTGGTAGTTAGTGGGCAAATTATCGGGGTTTTAGATATTGATAGCCCAAATATTAGCCAATTCGACCAAGAAGACGAAAAAGGGCTACAACACCTTGTAAACCAGTTGTGCCAACATCTGGCAATGTGTTCTATGCCTAAATATCACTAAATAATGGTCAGTTAAATTAATAGTAACGTGGCAATTGTCAGCAACACGATTATAATGTCGGCTTGTTCATGCCCGTGAGGTTGGCAAAATCGTTGTTATCAGGAAATTTCATGGAAAATCAACCTAAGTTGAATAGTAGTAAAGAAGTTATCGCATTTCTAGCAGAGCGTTTTCCTCGCTGTTTTATCGCTGAAGGCGAAGCACGTCCGTTAAAAGTCGGAATTTTTCAAGATATCGTAGGATGCTTAAAAGAAGAAGATGGTATTAGCAAAACGCAATTGCGTTCTGCGTTACGCATGTATACTTCTAGCTGGCGTTATCTCTACGGTGTTAAAGAGGGCGCTAAACGCGTTGACTTAAATGGTGAAGATTGTGGTGAATTAGATGCAGAACATATTGCTCATGCGCGCCAACAATTAGCCGAGGCTAAAGCTCGCGTTCAAGCACAACGTGCTGAACAAAAAGCACAAAAACGTCCAGCAGCGAAAAAAGCGAGTGAGAAAACCCCTCGTAATCAAGATGCAGCTAAAGAAAAAACGCCTCGTCGCCGTCCGTCAGATAATAAAGAACGCTCGCAAAATACATCTGCTAAAGCCCCTCGTCGTAATACACCTGCGCCAGAGCAAAATCTGAAATCAGTCACTGATATCAATACCCTTCAAATTGGTCAAACTTTGAAAGTGAAAGTCGGTACCAGTGTGATGGACGCCTCTGTGCTGGAAATTGCGAAAGATGGTGTTAGGGTTCAATTGCCAACAGGGCTGGCAATGATTGTACGCGCGGAACATTTAAAGTTCTGATACGGAGGTCAATCAGGTCATGAACAAACTTCTTAAAATTGCATTGGTGGTAAGTCTAGCGACTTTTGGCAGTGCAATAGCTAATACTCAAGCAGTGGCTCCGGTCACTGCGGCTCAGTTACCTGTCTTAAAACAGAGTGCACAGCACGGTACTGTGAGTGAAAGGGTCACCTCTCGGTTTACTCGCTCACATTATCGCCAATTCGATTTAGACAATGCGTTTTCTGGGAAGATATTTGATCGTTATCTCAATATGTTAGATTTCGGTCATAATGTTTTACTTCAATCCGATATTGACCAATACGCCAAAGATAAAGGCAAAGTGGGTCAGTGGCTTGAGGATGGCAAATTAGATACGTTCTATGACCTGTATAACCTGTCTCAGGAAAGACGTTTCGAGCGCTTTAAATATGCATTGGCTCGTTTAGAGCAACCCATCGATTTAAATGCGACTGATTCTATTGAAGTTGACCGTTCAAAATCACCATGGCCTAAAGATAAGCAAGAGCTTGATCGTCTATGGGACCAAAAAGTGCGTTATGATTGGTTGAATTTAAAACTATCAGGTAAAGATGATAAAGAAATCAAAGAGAAACTGACAAAACGCTATAATTTTGCGTTGCGGCGTTTAACGCAAGCGCAAAGTGAAGACGTTTTTCAATTGATAGTTAACTCTTTCGCTCGTGAAATTGATCCACACACAAGTTATCTGTCGCCTCGTAATACTGAACAATTTAATTCAGAAATGAGCTTATCATTAGAAGGAATTGGTGCGGTATTACAGCAAGATGACGAAAATACGGTTATTAACTCATTAGTTGCTGGGGGGCCAGCTGCTAAAAGTAAAGAGCTAAAAGTCGGCGATAAAATTATCGGTGTTGGCCAAACGGGTAAACCTATTGTTGATGTGGTTGGCTGGCGCCTTGATGATGTGGTTGCTTTAATTAAAGGCCCGAAAGGAAGTAAAGTTCGGTTAGAAGTCGTTTCTGATACTAAAGGGGCGAAACCTCATATTGTCACCATAGTTCGGGAGCAGATCCGACTGGAAGACCGAGCAGTCAAACTGACGATTAAACAGCAAGGTAAAGATAAAGTTGCTGTTTTAGATATTCCTGGTTTTTATGTTGGTTTAACCAATGATGTTAAAACTCAATTGCAAAACTTGGCTAAAGATAATGTTTCCGCATTGGTTATTGATTTACGCGGTAATGGTGGTGGAGCATTAACCGAAGCGGTCTCTTTATCAGGTTTGTTTATTCCGAAAGGGCCAATTGTTCAAGTTCGTGATAATAACGGTCAAGTTCGCCAAGATATTGATGATGACGATGTTATTTATTATAAGGGGCCTCTTGTTGTTTTAGTCGACCGCTTTAGTGCATCCGCATCTGAGATTTTTGCTGCAGCAATGCAAGATTATGGCAGAGCGATGATTGTTGGGGAACCGACCTTTGGTAAAGGAACTGTTCAGCAGCACCGTAGTTTGAGCCGTGTTTACGATCAAATGCTAAAACCAGAATGGCCTTCATTAGGTTCTGTCCAATATACCATTCAGAAGTTTTACCGAGTTAATGGTGGTAGCACACAACGTGAAGGTGTAACCCCTGATGTGATAATGCCTACAGGCCAAGACCCAGCTGAAACTGGAGAAAGCTTTGAGGACAATGCATTACCATGGGATAGTATTCCACCGGCAAAATATACACCTGTTGGTAATGTGTCTTCTGATTTATCACCAATAAAAACTCAGCATTTGGCACGTATTAGCAAAGACCCTGAATTCAACTATATTGATGAAGATATTGCTCGCTATAAAGTAAACAAAGAGAGTAAGAATCTTATTTCGCTCAACTATGCAGAGCGCCAAAAAGAAGATTCAGAACTTGAAGCGACAAAATTGAAACGTATAAATGAACGTAATACTCGGGAAGGTAAACCACTATTGAAATCAATTGATGATTTGCCTAAAGATTACGAGGGGCCAGACCCATACCTCGATGAAACGGTGAAAATGGCGATCGACTTAGCTAATCAACATACTAAGCTATTATCAAATAATAAATAATATTCTCTTAGTGTTTAACGGAATTAAGCCAGCGAAAGCTGGCTTAATTTTTTGAGTTTCTTTAACGCTATCTTAATCCGCTTAGAAAATAGAAAATCAAATGTTAATTTATTGTTAATTTTGGTGTTTTTAGTCAGTAGCTATTAAATTAGTGCAGTTTTATTCTTTATTTATTTTATTTTCCAAAACGACTGACTGAAATTGATGATTAATTATAGGTTTCTTTACCTTTACTTAATTTATCCTAAACTTTTGGTATAGCTTTCCTTAACAACGAGACAATACCATGCGTAAATTATTTGTAGGATTAATGGCAGTTAGTGTAATGATGATTGCATCTATTAATACAGCGAATGCAAGAAATTACCCATGTTCTGGAAGTAAAGGGGGAATAGATCGCTGTGAAGATGGTAAATTTATTTGTAATGATGGTTCAACAAGTCGCTCAGAGCAAGTGTGTACCATAGAATTAAAAAATGATATTAACAGCAAAGCGAAAGCGGCTGGTGCTTCGATTGGTGCAGGTGTTGCTAAACAATCAAGTAAACCATCGGTTTCTGACTCAATAAAGAGCACGAGTGATAAAGCCAGTAAAACAGCCTCTGATAAAGCAAGCAAAGCCAGTAAAACAGCCTCTGATAAAGCAAGCAAAGCCAGTGATAAAGCATCAGATACAGCTAAGATAGTAAAAGAAAAAGCCGCTAAAACGACAGATAAAGAATCAGCAAAAGCGGTGAAAGAAAAAGCTAGCAAAGCGACAGATAAAGAATCAGTAAAAGCGGTGAAAGAAAAAGCTAGCAAAACGGCAGATAAAGAGCCAGCAAAAGCAGTGAAAGAGAAAGCTAGCAAAACGACAGATAAAGAGCCAGCAAAAGCAGTGAAAGAGAAAGCTAGCAAAGCGGCAGATAAAGAATCAGCAAAAGCGGTAAAAGAAAAAGCGTCTAAAGCCAAAGATAAAGAAACAGCTAAGACAGCAAAAGAGAAATCAACAAAATCGACTAAAGAGAAAACTAATTAGCGCGAGAACTAAACAACAGACAGCGATAGAACAGAATAGTGCCACTTAATGTGGCATTATTTTTTAATAGAGTGGAAGTAAAAGTAAATATTCATTCATTTGGCAAACAATGTGAGTGATAATATAGATAAATACACTAAATTTTTTTTGGTGATTGGCTAACTAGCTTTATCGTTTCAATTACAAATAGCTTTGAATTTAAATGGTTACAAAATGAGCCTTTAAAAACAAATGGTTAAATTCTTACTAAAGAAGTTATCATTTATTTAGAGCATAATGATGAGTTTTGAACGCAGCTATGTAAAGTTATGTTATTTTTTAGGGTTTTCGCGTTAATGCACTTGAAAAAGTGTGAAAAAACCTTATTTATAAAGTAAATTCTACGTATATTTGTTTTTACCAAGGAATACATAAAAAATGATGAGAATTGCTTTATTCTTACTCACAAACTTAGCGGTTATGTTTGTGTTTGGGATAATCCTAAGCTTAACTGGGATCAGAGGTAGTAGTGTCCAAGGCCTCATGATCATGGCTGGCCTATTTGGTTTTGGTGGTGCTTTCATATCACTACTGATGTCCAAATGGATGGCTCTAAAATCAGTGGGTGGTGAGGTTATTGAAACTCCACGTAACCAAACAGAACAGTGGTTAGTATCAACTGTTGAGCGTCAAGCAAAACAAGTTGGAATTCAGATGCCACAAGTGGCTATTTATCATGCTCCAGATATTAACGCGTTTGCAACAGGGGCTCGCCGTGATGCTTCGCTTGTTGCAGTAAGTACTGGGCTATTAGAGAATATGAGCCGTGATGAGGCTGAAGCTGTTATCGCTCATGAAATTAGCCACATCGCGAATGGTGACATGGTGACGATGACCTTATTACAAGGTGTGGTGAACACGTTCGTCATCTTTATTTCACGTATTATCGCACAGGTTGCGGCAGGCTTTATGTCCAACAGTGATAACGAAAGTGAAAGTAGTAATGG includes these proteins:
- the prc gene encoding carboxy terminal-processing peptidase — encoded protein: MNKLLKIALVVSLATFGSAIANTQAVAPVTAAQLPVLKQSAQHGTVSERVTSRFTRSHYRQFDLDNAFSGKIFDRYLNMLDFGHNVLLQSDIDQYAKDKGKVGQWLEDGKLDTFYDLYNLSQERRFERFKYALARLEQPIDLNATDSIEVDRSKSPWPKDKQELDRLWDQKVRYDWLNLKLSGKDDKEIKEKLTKRYNFALRRLTQAQSEDVFQLIVNSFAREIDPHTSYLSPRNTEQFNSEMSLSLEGIGAVLQQDDENTVINSLVAGGPAAKSKELKVGDKIIGVGQTGKPIVDVVGWRLDDVVALIKGPKGSKVRLEVVSDTKGAKPHIVTIVREQIRLEDRAVKLTIKQQGKDKVAVLDIPGFYVGLTNDVKTQLQNLAKDNVSALVIDLRGNGGGALTEAVSLSGLFIPKGPIVQVRDNNGQVRQDIDDDDVIYYKGPLVVLVDRFSASASEIFAAAMQDYGRAMIVGEPTFGKGTVQQHRSLSRVYDQMLKPEWPSLGSVQYTIQKFYRVNGGSTQREGVTPDVIMPTGQDPAETGESFEDNALPWDSIPPAKYTPVGNVSSDLSPIKTQHLARISKDPEFNYIDEDIARYKVNKESKNLISLNYAERQKEDSELEATKLKRINERNTREGKPLLKSIDDLPKDYEGPDPYLDETVKMAIDLANQHTKLLSNNK
- the ftnA gene encoding non-heme ferritin, whose translation is MLTTDMVKKLNEQLNLEFYSANLYLQMSAWCSDKGYEGAAAFLKAHSQEEMEHMQRLFDYLSDTGALPLLGQIAAPPVDFKSISDVFHQTYEHEQLITREINKLAHLAMTTQDYSTFNFLQWYVAEQHEEEKLFKSVLDKLDMVGESGKALFLLDKDLKNMSAATHV
- a CDS encoding DUF1480 family protein, with the protein product MCIVKLKISSYEINDAVMASHKSDTVSIPCDSDTDFCMQLDGWDEHTSIPATLDEKPVLLYRDRYDKENHHWVMKLA
- a CDS encoding YebY family protein, whose protein sequence is MKFKLIICTLLLAGTVSTAFSAPLTSVSKKQFGDDWPFTREEVMLECRHNGALVVINPATLMQYPLNDIATELMNKKEIKAQPIDVLLKPIDSTKTVVERILPIKEAAEKLCVSN
- the yebS gene encoding membrane integrity lipid transport subunit YebS; its protein translation is MNYINHTDLLFQRCNHCNQKLLTPRANVRQVVVCPRCSSQLNDGRSWSLNRLSILAITLLMLAPIAFWQPLISIHLLGSQINANVIEGIRLINQQGDPFTASIVAFCAIAAPLLLPILILLLSIGQHINLNLRPILLVLSHIKEWVMLDVYLIALGIAAIKMQDYASVFIGHGLVAFITMSILSLLILIHINLDELWQKFYPINNKKVQDNSLTCTACHYTGPANWNGKCKRCHRPLHYREPYSLQKTWAALIAAMVLLFPANLMPISIFYLNGQRLEDTIYSGVVSLIDSGNWPIAVIVFIASILVPFIKIIIMILLLFSIHLKSNTDPILRMKLLRFVSWIGRWSMLDLFVIALMMTLVNRDQLMSFTMGPAALYFGSAVILTILAVEWLDSRLIWDSYGKSKPTK
- a CDS encoding PqiB family protein, with amino-acid sequence MENQNLQNEPSEEISEAILRKRRQISPFWLLPLVAIFIAGWLLFQHWAERGTDITIEFTSAPGVVANRTPIRYQGVEVGLVQSVAISKNMKTIIVTASVNKDMRPALNSGTKFWLVTPKASLAGVSGLDALVGGNYIGMLPSTGTEQFSFVAQDTPPQLDIDKGELLIHLTAPDLGSLNENSPIYYRKVPVGYISDYTILPDNQGVSISAVVKKPYVHLVRKESQFWNVSGLQGSFDLKSGASVKMESLSAVINGAIAFDSPQDSPQAEEGQKFVLQDSKKIAQTAEQDGKDPLLLTLWAHDTYGVDKGQPIVYKGIQIGEVLQRHLATEKVNFNILIYDEFQHLVREDSKFVANSRVDIQLGLNGLQFQGATPQEWLDGGIHLIAGQSQEKLPETFPLYRSDDNAKAGILGALPPTTITLNTTTLPDIQAGSVVLYRQFAVGKIIAIKPTKAGFAINVNISNEYLHLLTENSVFWAEGGAKVQLNGNGLTVQAAPLSRAISGAISFDNLDGGVANTARQHTLYPNETSAKAIGSIITLTTFDASKLSEGMPIRYLGINIGQIESLKLSSDKREVQAKAILYPEYVSAFTRLGSRFAVVTPELSPAGLNNLDSILQPYISAEPGRNNKSRYQFELQAANITDSRYLDGLTIYLDASDVGSVQVGTPILFRGLEVGVVTGLYLGELSDRVYVATRIGKEYQYLIRNNTEFWQSSGFNFSFGLTGGVAKSGTFKQFVRGGISFATPPSVPLAPKAKPEQHFILKLEPPKDYMDWGTSIPKK
- a CDS encoding GAF domain-containing protein, translated to MDKKKYYLELSDNLSALLAGEYDLIATLANTSALLYEYLEGVNWAGFYLSNGQELVLGPFQGKVACVRIPFGKGVCGTAFSNNQVQRIEDVHAFPGHIACDAASNAEIVFPLVVSGQIIGVLDIDSPNISQFDQEDEKGLQHLVNQLCQHLAMCSMPKYH
- the proQ gene encoding RNA chaperone ProQ, whose translation is MENQPKLNSSKEVIAFLAERFPRCFIAEGEARPLKVGIFQDIVGCLKEEDGISKTQLRSALRMYTSSWRYLYGVKEGAKRVDLNGEDCGELDAEHIAHARQQLAEAKARVQAQRAEQKAQKRPAAKKASEKTPRNQDAAKEKTPRRRPSDNKERSQNTSAKAPRRNTPAPEQNLKSVTDINTLQIGQTLKVKVGTSVMDASVLEIAKDGVRVQLPTGLAMIVRAEHLKF
- the copD gene encoding copper homeostasis membrane protein CopD is translated as MSLEAFYTLIRFIHFIAAILMCGMSIFAVVLSREPFNYLLSRYLNKGIFFCAIVTVLTTFGWMLAQAGLMGDGWQDSIDLDIWQGVLGTSFGQVWRWELLSSVLLLLVLFVKPIQLRLKLILVFSVILLGLHAFIGHAAMHDGLLGTLHRINQFIHLISSAYWFGGLWPFLICIQFLRNKKEMVEGMDKHIVNTMMRFSRYGHIAVALVIITGVISAITLLPGWPLNYSGSEYQSLLWFKIILVGGMLLLAIINRYYIVPIIKQKGRVNTLIINSWVELLLGTMAILSVAIFASYQPI
- the copC gene encoding copper homeostasis periplasmic binding protein CopC; protein product: MPINPIKSSWRKLSAVAVLFLGMSFQQAFAHAHLKDQLPAEGTAVEQAPESISLSFSEGIEVNFTKVSIIGPENKIVKTGKAMLDPSNDTKVIVPVEDKLVAGKYDVNWSVVSVDGHKTKGTYSFTVK